A portion of the Streptomyces sp. NBC_00376 genome contains these proteins:
- a CDS encoding DUF3105 domain-containing protein, with amino-acid sequence MSFDPRTPMAQQHDAHRARQRRDRALAISLSVLVVVGLVGFGSYMVLEKSEASEQKQAAPAADDKAPSAEQKKAAGGPIEGLRTWDAKKLTRNHVTGTVAYPMKPPVGGDHNPVWMNCDGRVYKNAVPDVNAVHAMEHGAVWVTYTDKAPAAEVAKLAERVGRTPYSLMSPYEGQSGTIMLTAWGNQLTVDGADDPRVEQFFSKFVQGAQTPEPGATCSGGLEAQ; translated from the coding sequence ATGAGCTTCGACCCCAGGACCCCCATGGCGCAGCAGCACGACGCCCACCGCGCGCGGCAGCGCCGCGACCGTGCCCTGGCCATAAGCCTGAGCGTGCTCGTGGTCGTGGGGCTGGTCGGCTTCGGCTCGTACATGGTGCTGGAGAAGTCCGAGGCGTCCGAGCAGAAGCAGGCCGCCCCGGCGGCGGACGACAAGGCGCCCTCGGCAGAGCAGAAGAAGGCCGCCGGTGGGCCGATCGAGGGGCTGCGGACCTGGGACGCGAAGAAGCTGACCCGCAACCACGTCACCGGGACCGTCGCCTACCCGATGAAGCCGCCGGTCGGCGGCGACCACAACCCCGTATGGATGAATTGCGACGGCCGGGTCTACAAGAACGCGGTACCCGATGTGAACGCCGTGCACGCGATGGAGCACGGAGCGGTGTGGGTGACGTACACGGACAAGGCCCCGGCCGCCGAGGTGGCGAAGCTCGCCGAGCGGGTCGGCAGGACGCCGTACTCGCTGATGAGCCCGTACGAGGGCCAGTCCGGAACGATCATGCTGACCGCCTGGGGCAACCAGCTGACCGTGGACGGCGCCGACGACCCGCGGGTCGAGCAGTTCTTCTCGAAGTTCGTGCAGGGGGCGCAGACGCCCGAGCCCGGTGCGACGTGCTCGGGCGGGCTGGAGGCGCAGTGA
- the glnA gene encoding type I glutamate--ammonia ligase produces the protein MDKQQEFVLRTLEERDIRFVRLWFTDVLGYLKSVAVAPAELEQAFDEGIGFDGSAIEGFARVYESDMIAKPDPGTFQILPWRAEAPGTARMFCDILMPDGSPSFADPRYVLKRILAKTSDLGFTFYTHPEIEFFLLKDKPVDGSRPTPADSSGYFDHTPQNVGMDFRRQAITMLESMGISVEFSHHEGAPGQQEIDLRYADALSTADNIMTFRLVMKQVALEQGVQATFMPKPFSEYPGSGMHTHLSLFEGDRNAFYESGAEYQLSKVGRSFIAGLLTHAAEISAVTNQWVNSYKRIWGGSSRAAGAGGEAPSYICWGHNNRSALIRVPMYKPGKTGSARVEVRSIDSGANPYLTYAVLLAAGLKGIEEGYELPAGADDDVWALSDAERRAMGIEPLPQNLGEAIALMEKSELVAETLGEHVFDFFLRNKKQEWEEYRSEVTAFELKALLPVL, from the coding sequence ATGGACAAGCAGCAGGAATTCGTCCTCAGGACGCTTGAGGAGCGCGACATCCGCTTCGTACGGCTGTGGTTCACCGATGTCCTCGGCTACCTCAAATCCGTCGCGGTCGCCCCCGCGGAGCTGGAGCAGGCGTTCGACGAGGGCATCGGCTTCGACGGCTCTGCCATCGAGGGCTTCGCCCGGGTGTACGAGTCCGACATGATCGCCAAGCCGGACCCCGGCACCTTCCAGATCCTGCCGTGGCGGGCGGAGGCCCCCGGCACGGCCCGGATGTTCTGCGACATCCTGATGCCTGACGGCTCACCGTCCTTCGCCGACCCGCGCTACGTCCTCAAGCGCATCCTCGCCAAGACCTCCGACCTGGGCTTCACCTTCTACACCCACCCGGAGATCGAGTTCTTCCTGCTGAAGGACAAGCCGGTCGACGGCAGCCGCCCCACCCCCGCGGACAGCTCCGGCTACTTCGACCACACCCCGCAGAACGTCGGCATGGACTTCCGCCGCCAGGCGATCACCATGCTCGAATCCATGGGGATCTCGGTCGAGTTCAGCCACCACGAGGGCGCCCCCGGCCAGCAGGAGATCGATCTGCGGTACGCGGACGCGCTCTCCACCGCCGACAACATCATGACCTTCCGCCTGGTGATGAAGCAGGTCGCGCTGGAGCAGGGCGTGCAGGCTACGTTCATGCCGAAGCCGTTCTCCGAGTACCCCGGCTCGGGCATGCACACCCACCTCTCCCTCTTCGAGGGCGACCGCAACGCCTTCTACGAGTCGGGCGCCGAGTACCAGCTCTCCAAGGTCGGCCGCTCCTTCATCGCCGGCCTGCTCACCCACGCCGCGGAGATCTCCGCCGTCACCAACCAGTGGGTCAACTCCTACAAGCGCATCTGGGGCGGCTCCTCCCGGGCGGCGGGCGCCGGCGGCGAGGCCCCCTCGTACATCTGCTGGGGCCACAACAACCGCTCCGCGCTCATCCGCGTACCGATGTACAAGCCCGGCAAGACCGGCTCCGCCCGGGTGGAGGTCCGCTCCATCGACTCCGGCGCCAACCCCTACCTGACGTACGCGGTGCTCCTCGCCGCGGGTCTCAAGGGCATAGAGGAGGGCTACGAACTCCCGGCCGGCGCCGACGACGACGTCTGGGCGCTGTCCGACGCGGAGCGCCGCGCGATGGGCATCGAGCCGCTGCCGCAGAACCTGGGCGAGGCGATCGCACTGATGGAGAAGAGCGAACTGGTCGCCGAGACGCTCGGCGAGCACGTCTTCGACTTCTTCCTGCGCAACAAGAAGCAGGAGTGGGAGGAGTACCGCTCCGAGGTCACCGCCTTCGAGCTGAAGGCGCTGCTGCCGGTGCTGTAG
- a CDS encoding discoidin domain-containing protein, whose translation MHPNGSALPLTPTRRRTVGVVVAAVLVLVGGLLLAYPDRAGAAADPLISGGRTATSSSDESSEFGPQNAFDGDPATRWASVEGKDPQWLSVDLGAGAGVTRVKLSWEDAYAKAYRIEISADGTTWTRLAEETAGNGGTDDWASLTGKGRYLRVYGTARGTAYGYSLYGMEVYGTPGSEPPQTGAFTVVAAGDIAAQCTASDSGCAHPKTAALAQKIDPKFYLTMGDSQYDDARIADFRAYYDKTWGAFKAKTRPVPGNHETYDPAGALAGYKAYFGAIASPQGKTYYSYDEGNWHFIALDSNSFDGSAQIDWLKADIAKNSKACVAAYWHHPLYSSGGHGNDPVSRPVWKLLYAAKADLVLNGHDHHYERFAPQNPDGKAVADGITEIVGGMGGAEPYPIEEVQPNSQKRISGEYGVLKLDFTDSGYSWNYVGTDGKTKDTSPKYTCH comes from the coding sequence ATGCACCCGAACGGCTCAGCTTTGCCCCTCACGCCCACGCGGCGCCGTACGGTGGGCGTGGTCGTCGCCGCCGTACTCGTCCTCGTGGGCGGCCTGTTGCTCGCCTACCCCGACCGGGCCGGCGCGGCCGCCGACCCCCTCATCTCGGGCGGCAGGACCGCCACCTCCTCCTCCGACGAAAGCTCCGAATTCGGACCGCAGAACGCCTTCGACGGCGACCCGGCCACCCGCTGGGCGAGCGTCGAGGGCAAGGACCCGCAGTGGCTGAGCGTCGACCTCGGCGCCGGTGCCGGCGTCACGCGGGTCAAGCTCAGCTGGGAGGACGCGTACGCCAAGGCGTACCGGATCGAGATCTCCGCCGACGGCACCACCTGGACCCGGCTCGCCGAGGAGACGGCCGGGAACGGCGGCACCGACGACTGGGCCTCCCTCACCGGCAAGGGCCGCTACCTGCGCGTGTACGGCACCGCACGCGGCACCGCCTACGGCTACTCGCTGTACGGGATGGAGGTGTACGGCACGCCCGGCAGCGAGCCGCCGCAGACCGGCGCCTTCACCGTGGTCGCCGCCGGTGACATCGCCGCCCAGTGCACCGCTTCCGACAGCGGCTGCGCCCACCCCAAGACCGCGGCGCTGGCCCAGAAGATCGACCCGAAGTTCTACCTGACGATGGGCGACAGCCAGTACGACGACGCCCGGATCGCCGACTTCCGCGCCTACTACGACAAGACCTGGGGCGCCTTCAAGGCCAAGACGCGTCCGGTGCCGGGCAACCACGAGACGTACGACCCGGCCGGTGCGCTGGCCGGCTACAAGGCGTACTTCGGCGCCATCGCCTCCCCCCAGGGCAAGACCTACTACAGCTACGACGAGGGCAACTGGCACTTCATCGCCCTCGACTCCAACTCCTTCGACGGCAGCGCCCAGATCGACTGGCTCAAGGCCGACATCGCCAAGAACAGCAAGGCGTGCGTCGCCGCCTACTGGCACCACCCGCTCTACTCCTCGGGCGGGCACGGCAACGACCCGGTCAGCAGGCCGGTCTGGAAGCTCCTGTACGCGGCCAAGGCCGACCTGGTGCTCAACGGGCACGACCACCACTACGAACGGTTCGCCCCGCAGAACCCCGACGGGAAGGCCGTCGCCGACGGGATCACCGAGATCGTCGGCGGGATGGGTGGCGCCGAGCCCTACCCCATCGAGGAGGTCCAGCCCAACAGCCAGAAGCGGATCAGCGGTGAATACGGCGTCCTGAAGCTGGACTTCACCGACTCCGGCTACAGCTGGAACTACGTCGGCACCGACGGCAAGACCAAGGACACCAGCCCGAAGTACACCTGCCACTGA